One region of Brachyspira hampsonii genomic DNA includes:
- a CDS encoding LemA family protein, with protein sequence MRGSAVAIIFILVNIIAITIFMIVSTTSIKESILTEEKLSRESLDSIIDTYYKKNIASENYYNAVSVIPKIDIYVLHSLSNYIERIKSIEADSTLIEKPLTFQEYQYIQARITENINKINYTARNYPVLRTNQNYISALNEMRPIIEDEKKYISAYNDHVLEYNRLTTTPPSSIVAGIMGKFPFLKFETGTNIIAQTANMFQ encoded by the coding sequence ATGAGGGGCTCTGCGGTAGCAATAATATTTATTTTAGTGAATATAATAGCTATTACTATATTTATGATAGTTTCTACCACTTCTATAAAAGAATCTATATTAACAGAAGAAAAATTATCAAGAGAATCATTGGACTCTATAATAGACACTTATTATAAAAAAAATATAGCCTCAGAAAATTATTATAATGCTGTATCAGTAATACCCAAAATAGATATATATGTACTTCATTCACTAAGCAACTATATAGAAAGAATAAAATCAATAGAAGCCGATTCTACTTTAATAGAAAAACCATTAACATTTCAGGAATATCAATATATACAGGCAAGAATAACTGAAAATATAAATAAAATTAATTATACAGCTAGAAATTATCCTGTTTTAAGGACAAATCAGAACTACATATCCGCTTTAAATGAGATGCGTCCTATAATAGAAGATGAAAAAAAATATATATCGGCCTATAATGATCATGTATTGGAATATAATAGACTTACAACAACTCCTCCTTCGAGTATAGTAGCAGGTATAATGGGAAAATTTCCTTTCTTGAAATTTGAAACGGGTACTAATATAATAGCACAAACTGCTAATATGTTTCAATAG
- a CDS encoding guanido phosphotransferase: MSVNNTANWIYKKGEDDNIVLYSKISIYRNLDGIRFFHNMDKEDFKNTENILRSNIEKLNLNLSYKKLIELPSINIRMLIENLTIPSNKNIVNASLFTDEDEDISLLINSNEHLEIQTIARGLELESCFNKAYEIESILDHQIDFAYDKKFGFLTSSPNIIGTAMMAEVCIAVPCLTWKTSDNIDYIISECNKKGLEVNVKNGLLNIRNNIMIGVTEKFILDTIIEKVKEISEKEKKIRNRIKKLDRVKAEDRIYRSNAVLLSARSLKYRELINYSLWLRLGIYYEIIDNISLDTIYYMVFVGKNAHLKHLYEKSSYYRNVDEIRANVVRDILKQ; the protein is encoded by the coding sequence ATGTCCGTTAATAATACAGCAAATTGGATATATAAAAAAGGCGAAGATGATAATATAGTATTATATTCTAAAATTTCCATTTACAGAAATTTAGATGGTATTAGATTCTTTCATAATATGGATAAAGAAGATTTTAAAAATACAGAAAATATTTTAAGATCTAATATAGAAAAATTAAATCTTAATTTGTCATATAAAAAACTTATTGAACTTCCTTCTATCAATATTAGAATGCTTATAGAAAATCTTACTATACCCAGCAATAAGAATATAGTGAATGCTTCATTATTTACAGATGAAGATGAAGATATATCTTTACTAATAAATTCTAATGAGCATTTAGAAATTCAAACTATAGCAAGAGGTTTAGAATTAGAGAGCTGCTTCAATAAAGCTTATGAAATAGAAAGCATTTTAGATCATCAAATAGATTTTGCATATGATAAGAAATTCGGATTTCTTACAAGCTCTCCGAATATAATAGGTACAGCGATGATGGCTGAAGTTTGTATAGCTGTTCCTTGTCTTACTTGGAAAACTTCTGATAATATAGATTATATAATTAGCGAATGTAATAAGAAGGGATTAGAAGTTAATGTGAAAAACGGACTGCTTAATATAAGAAATAATATTATGATAGGAGTTACCGAAAAGTTTATACTTGATACTATTATAGAAAAAGTTAAAGAGATATCCGAAAAAGAAAAGAAAATAAGAAATAGAATAAAAAAACTTGACAGGGTAAAAGCTGAAGATAGAATATACAGAAGCAATGCCGTATTATTATCAGCAAGAAGTTTAAAATATAGAGAACTTATCAATTATAGCTTATGGCTTAGATTGGGTATTTATTATGAGATTATTGATAATATAAGTTTGGATACTATATATTATATGGTCTTTGTTGGAAAGAATGCCCATTTAAAGCATTTATATGAAAAAAGCAGTTATTATAGAAATGTTGATGAGATAAGGGCTAATGTTGTAAGAGATATATTAAAACAGTAG
- the rplS gene encoding 50S ribosomal protein L19 translates to MDQQIRLVEAKYKKEAILPFEIGDTLKVWVKIIEGDRERLQAYEGTVISIRGKGINKSFIVRKISYGVGVERIFLLNSPRIDHVDIIRKAKVRRAKLYYLRNKVGKKARLVERLGVKIPKHSDLVKNIAEENKAAE, encoded by the coding sequence ATGGATCAACAGATAAGATTAGTAGAAGCAAAATATAAAAAAGAAGCCATACTTCCTTTTGAAATTGGTGATACACTAAAAGTATGGGTAAAAATTATTGAAGGTGATAGAGAAAGACTACAGGCCTATGAAGGTACTGTTATTTCTATTCGCGGAAAAGGAATTAATAAAAGTTTTATCGTTAGAAAAATATCTTACGGCGTAGGTGTTGAAAGAATATTCTTATTGAATTCTCCTAGAATAGATCATGTTGATATCATAAGAAAAGCTAAAGTAAGAAGAGCTAAACTTTATTACCTTAGAAACAAAGTTGGTAAAAAGGCTCGCTTAGTAGAAAGATTAGGTGTAAAAATCCCTAAACATTCAGATTTAGTAAAAAATATTGCCGAAGAAAACAAAGCAGCAGAATAA
- a CDS encoding LacI family DNA-binding transcriptional regulator, with the protein MNDNVKELTKLKRVTQKEIAKRLGISRTTVARAINGSEFIKEETKSKILELASELNYEKNYIGSSLANQKEKIVHCLIADSFNEFYTKEIIRGLNAIQKEYAVYNYNLKITPTEIHSPDKQVETLKNILEKGNIDGLIITPLNREVIYNILKPYFSKINIISIGTRLSDSISHVGPNHIKQGSIVAGIVSNLLRDNEKLLIIDNGDDNISSGMYLEGFLKRIKYTKIDILGPIYCGNIEDSIHTIKEMCTKYDIKGIYINRYAQEIYNMIDKNILIGKKIVTHGMAESIKNLIKSGIISFTVMEAVFMEGYNAGKIMFEMIYKKNVNTSWEVSDSKIIFLENLEN; encoded by the coding sequence ATGAACGATAATGTAAAAGAATTAACAAAACTCAAAAGAGTAACGCAGAAAGAAATAGCTAAAAGACTTGGGATAAGCAGAACAACTGTAGCCAGAGCAATAAACGGAAGCGAATTTATTAAAGAAGAAACCAAATCTAAAATATTAGAATTAGCCTCCGAATTAAATTATGAAAAAAATTACATAGGGAGTTCTCTTGCAAATCAAAAAGAAAAGATAGTACATTGTCTCATAGCTGATTCTTTTAATGAGTTTTACACAAAAGAAATTATACGAGGACTTAATGCTATTCAAAAAGAATATGCTGTATATAATTATAATCTAAAAATAACACCAACAGAGATACATTCTCCAGACAAACAGGTAGAAACTTTAAAAAATATATTAGAAAAAGGTAATATAGACGGTTTAATAATAACACCTTTAAATAGGGAAGTAATATATAATATACTAAAACCATATTTCAGTAAAATCAATATAATATCAATAGGAACGAGATTATCTGACAGCATATCGCATGTAGGACCTAACCATATAAAACAAGGTTCTATAGTTGCTGGAATAGTCTCTAATCTTTTAAGGGATAATGAAAAACTTCTGATAATAGATAATGGAGATGATAATATTTCTTCCGGAATGTACTTAGAAGGATTTTTAAAAAGAATAAAATATACAAAGATAGATATTTTAGGTCCTATTTACTGCGGAAATATAGAAGACAGTATTCATACAATCAAGGAAATGTGTACTAAATATGATATTAAAGGAATTTATATTAATAGATATGCTCAGGAAATCTATAATATGATAGATAAAAACATATTAATAGGTAAAAAAATAGTTACTCATGGTATGGCAGAAAGTATAAAAAACCTAATAAAATCAGGTATAATATCATTTACTGTTATGGAAGCTGTATTTATGGAAGGATATAATGCCGGTAAAATAATGTTTGAAATGATATATAAAAAAAATGTTAATACTAGTTGGGAGGTATCTGATTCTAAAATAATATTTTTAGAAAATTTAGAAAATTAA
- a CDS encoding amino acid ABC transporter ATP-binding protein: MIKVKNLHKQFGKLEVLKGIDVDIAKGEIIAIIGPSGSGKSTFLRCLNRLEEPSKGDIIINGKNIMDKDTNINIMRQELGMVFQHFNLFPHKTVMENITLAPMKVKKISKENAEKKAIELLNKVGLVDKKDVYPSKLSGGQKQRIAIARALAMEPDIMLFDEPTSALDPEMIKEVLDVMIELAREGMTMLIVTHEMGFAKNVATRILFMNDGQILEDEKPNEFFSNPKHDRVKDFLYKVLNH; this comes from the coding sequence GTGATTAAGGTAAAAAATTTACATAAACAATTTGGGAAATTAGAAGTTCTTAAAGGTATTGATGTTGACATTGCAAAGGGAGAGATCATTGCCATAATAGGACCTTCCGGAAGCGGCAAATCAACATTTTTAAGATGTCTGAACAGACTTGAAGAACCTTCTAAAGGTGATATTATCATAAACGGCAAAAACATAATGGATAAGGATACTAATATTAACATTATGAGACAGGAACTTGGTATGGTATTTCAGCATTTCAATTTATTTCCTCATAAAACTGTTATGGAAAATATCACTTTAGCTCCTATGAAAGTAAAGAAAATTTCAAAAGAAAATGCTGAGAAAAAGGCTATAGAACTTCTTAATAAAGTAGGATTAGTTGATAAAAAAGATGTTTATCCGAGCAAACTTTCCGGAGGACAGAAACAGAGAATAGCTATAGCTAGAGCTTTGGCCATGGAGCCTGATATTATGCTTTTTGATGAGCCTACTTCTGCTTTGGATCCTGAGATGATTAAAGAGGTTTTAGATGTTATGATAGAGCTTGCAAGAGAAGGCATGACTATGTTAATTGTTACTCATGAAATGGGTTTTGCAAAGAATGTTGCTACTAGAATACTTTTTATGAATGACGGACAGATACTTGAAGATGAAAAACCTAATGAATTCTTTTCTAATCCTAAACATGACAGAGTTAAAGATTTCTTGTATAAAGTATTAAATCATTAA
- a CDS encoding basic amino acid ABC transporter substrate-binding protein: MFKNNIVKIAIALLVGLVLFISCQKKEEKNKLYVGTNAEFEPFEYREGDKIVGFDMDLIAEVAKLIGKEIEIVDMQFDGLLPALEAKKIDIIAAGMTATEERKQFVNFTEPYYSSKQSIVVQASNTDITSFDSFAGKKIGVVLGYTGDILVSEMANVEAQKFNSASETILALKSQKVDAVVLDYEPAKNYVAQNAELKLVETDAAVEEYSIAMRKEDTELLAQINDALKTLKDNGTYDALISKYFAE; the protein is encoded by the coding sequence ATGTTTAAGAATAATATTGTAAAAATAGCGATAGCTTTGTTAGTAGGTTTGGTTCTATTCATAAGCTGCCAGAAAAAAGAAGAAAAAAATAAATTATATGTAGGCACTAATGCTGAATTTGAACCTTTTGAATACAGAGAAGGGGATAAAATAGTTGGATTCGATATGGATTTGATAGCTGAGGTTGCTAAGCTAATAGGTAAAGAAATAGAGATAGTAGATATGCAGTTTGACGGACTTCTTCCTGCTTTAGAAGCTAAAAAAATAGATATAATTGCTGCAGGCATGACTGCTACTGAAGAGAGAAAACAATTTGTTAATTTTACAGAGCCTTATTATAGTTCAAAACAGTCTATAGTAGTTCAGGCATCAAATACTGATATAACTTCTTTTGATAGCTTTGCAGGTAAAAAAATAGGTGTTGTTTTAGGATACACAGGAGATATTTTAGTAAGCGAAATGGCTAATGTAGAAGCTCAGAAATTTAATAGTGCTTCAGAAACAATATTAGCTTTGAAATCTCAGAAAGTTGATGCTGTTGTATTAGATTATGAGCCTGCTAAAAATTATGTTGCTCAGAATGCTGAATTGAAATTAGTAGAAACTGATGCTGCTGTTGAAGAGTATTCTATAGCTATGAGAAAAGAAGATACAGAACTTCTTGCTCAAATTAACGATGCTTTAAAAACACTTAAAGATAACGGCACTTATGATGCTTTAATAAGCAAATATTTTGCGGAATAA
- a CDS encoding LEA type 2 family protein: MIKKITVIVSILSMLFVLYSCETLKSSAKEITRSYIEEHKPDVRAKSAKISSVTLKDITLTTLFEIKNNLDFEVPIDKVQIDLINTSGKTFATATSVETLKIPANQARDINLDFKAKYLDVFTTAFDAIKSKSFKCDAKITLTFTIYGMKFEFPYTKELTFKE, from the coding sequence ATGATTAAGAAAATAACTGTTATAGTCTCAATATTATCAATGCTATTTGTATTGTACTCATGTGAAACATTAAAATCATCGGCAAAAGAAATCACAAGAAGCTATATAGAAGAACATAAACCTGATGTAAGAGCAAAAAGTGCTAAAATATCAAGTGTAACATTAAAGGATATCACTTTAACTACTCTATTTGAAATAAAGAATAATTTGGATTTTGAAGTTCCTATAGATAAAGTTCAAATAGATCTTATTAATACTTCAGGAAAAACTTTTGCCACAGCTACTTCTGTAGAAACATTAAAAATACCTGCAAATCAGGCAAGAGATATTAATTTAGATTTTAAAGCAAAATATTTAGATGTATTTACAACAGCTTTTGATGCTATAAAATCAAAATCTTTTAAATGCGATGCTAAAATAACTTTAACATTTACTATATACGGAATGAAATTTGAATTCCCTTATACTAAAGAATTAACATTTAAAGAATAA
- a CDS encoding site-2 protease family protein: MVYEIFSNKLSIGIISYVVFIISASTHEYSHARTAFMFGDRTAMRLGRLTLNPLAHIDIFGSVVLPIIAAVTGIPVIGWMKAVPVNPHNFNNFERDQALVSFAGPFANLIIASIAFIIMKILTFTADGTFIIYKIMMFLQENNNGLSNFLLNALPIILTMLFMFYMINIMLMFFNLLPFPPLDGGWILRFFLSPKGKDTYDKIYPYGFLILYALLFFGILRTILAFIQTISQHLLGKSINIIFSI; this comes from the coding sequence ATGGTTTATGAAATATTTTCTAACAAACTTTCAATAGGCATCATATCTTATGTTGTATTTATAATATCAGCAAGTACGCATGAATATTCTCATGCCAGAACAGCATTTATGTTTGGAGATAGAACTGCTATGAGGCTTGGAAGGCTTACTCTAAATCCTTTAGCTCATATTGATATATTTGGAAGTGTAGTTCTTCCAATAATTGCTGCTGTTACAGGTATTCCTGTTATAGGCTGGATGAAAGCTGTTCCTGTTAATCCGCATAATTTTAATAATTTTGAAAGAGATCAGGCTTTGGTATCATTTGCAGGTCCTTTTGCTAATCTTATTATAGCATCTATAGCATTTATTATAATGAAAATACTGACATTTACTGCTGACGGTACTTTTATTATATATAAAATAATGATGTTCTTACAAGAGAATAATAACGGATTATCAAATTTTCTGCTCAATGCTTTGCCTATAATTCTTACAATGTTATTTATGTTTTATATGATTAATATAATGCTTATGTTTTTTAATTTATTGCCTTTTCCGCCATTAGACGGAGGCTGGATATTAAGGTTTTTCTTATCTCCAAAGGGCAAAGATACTTATGATAAAATATACCCTTACGGATTTTTAATACTTTATGCCTTGCTTTTCTTTGGAATATTAAGAACTATATTGGCATTTATACAGACTATATCTCAGCATTTATTGGGAAAGAGTATTAATATTATATTTTCTATATAA
- a CDS encoding sulfide/dihydroorotate dehydrogenase-like FAD/NAD-binding protein, which yields MGYKIVAREQWSEKVFMMKVVAPDIAKHRKAGNFIIFRLDEKGERIPLTIADADAEAGTITIVTQSIGYSTAKLMELQVGDEIMDVIGPLGQPTHIEKKDGIVLGVGGGVGIAPLHPIMEAHHKAGNKVISILGARDKSLIIMEDMMKKISDEVLICTDNGSYGEKGLVTDMITRIYERGEKISEVVAIGPAIMMKFVSLLTKKYNLPTVVSLNPIMIDGTGMCGCCRVKVGNETKFACVEGPEFDGHLIDFDLLMKRQAMYKKEEHECNLKLAN from the coding sequence ATGGGCTATAAGATAGTCGCTAGAGAACAATGGTCAGAAAAAGTTTTTATGATGAAAGTAGTAGCCCCAGATATAGCTAAACATCGTAAAGCAGGTAATTTTATAATATTCAGACTAGATGAAAAAGGTGAAAGAATACCCCTAACTATAGCTGATGCTGACGCAGAAGCTGGTACTATTACTATAGTTACTCAAAGTATAGGATATTCAACTGCTAAACTTATGGAGCTTCAAGTTGGTGATGAGATAATGGATGTTATAGGTCCTTTAGGTCAGCCTACTCATATAGAAAAAAAAGACGGAATAGTTTTAGGTGTTGGAGGAGGAGTTGGTATTGCTCCTTTACATCCTATTATGGAAGCACATCATAAAGCTGGAAACAAAGTTATTTCTATATTAGGGGCAAGAGATAAATCACTTATCATTATGGAAGATATGATGAAAAAAATATCTGATGAAGTTCTTATCTGTACTGACAATGGAAGTTACGGAGAAAAAGGTCTTGTAACTGACATGATTACTAGAATATATGAAAGAGGAGAAAAAATTTCAGAAGTTGTAGCTATAGGTCCTGCTATTATGATGAAATTTGTTTCTTTACTTACAAAAAAATATAATCTTCCTACAGTTGTAAGCTTAAACCCTATTATGATAGATGGTACAGGAATGTGCGGATGCTGCAGAGTAAAAGTAGGAAATGAAACTAAATTTGCATGCGTTGAAGGACCTGAATTTGACGGTCATTTAATTGATTTTGATCTTCTTATGAAAAGACAGGCTATGTACAAAAAAGAAGAGCATGAATGTAATTTAAAATTAGCTAATTAA
- a CDS encoding amino acid ABC transporter permease, translating to MLEYLELLKLIFISNDRYIYIIKGLLFSVETTACATVIGIILGILVALLQLSEFYPFKNSKKFKDFNPLAKLAFWYVNILRGTPIVVQLMIWANIVFVDNLRNTPILIIVTIAFGINSGAYVAEIIRAGIQSLDKGQMEAARALGMNYSMSMKEIIIPQAIKKILPPLVSEFIALLKETSVVGFIGGVDLLRSANIITSQTYRGVEPLLAVGIIYFILTSIFAMIMKRVEEGLKESD from the coding sequence ATGCTTGAATATTTAGAACTTCTAAAGTTAATATTCATATCAAATGATAGATATATTTATATTATAAAAGGGTTATTATTTTCTGTAGAAACAACTGCATGTGCTACAGTGATAGGTATTATATTGGGTATATTAGTTGCTTTGCTTCAGCTCTCTGAATTTTACCCATTTAAAAACTCTAAAAAATTTAAAGATTTTAATCCTTTAGCAAAATTAGCATTCTGGTATGTAAATATTTTAAGAGGAACTCCTATTGTAGTACAGCTTATGATATGGGCTAATATTGTTTTTGTTGATAATTTAAGAAATACTCCTATACTTATTATAGTTACCATTGCTTTTGGTATAAACTCCGGTGCTTATGTTGCTGAAATTATAAGAGCAGGAATACAAAGTTTGGATAAGGGACAAATGGAGGCGGCAAGAGCTTTAGGTATGAATTATTCTATGTCTATGAAAGAAATTATAATACCTCAGGCCATAAAAAAAATACTTCCTCCTTTAGTAAGCGAATTTATAGCTTTGCTTAAAGAAACTTCTGTTGTAGGATTTATAGGGGGAGTTGATTTACTTAGATCTGCAAACATCATAACAAGCCAGACATATAGGGGTGTTGAGCCTTTACTTGCTGTTGGTATAATATATTTTATACTTACTTCTATATTTGCTATGATTATGAAGAGAGTAGAGGAGGGGTTAAAAGAAAGTGATTAA